Within Fusobacterium periodonticum ATCC 33693, the genomic segment TTTTAACTGTATTTGCTATATTTTTTGTTGTTGCTTGTGGTAATAAAGAAGATGCCAAAATTAATAAGGAAGAAGTTATTAAAAATTTTTCAGAAGCTAATAATAATATAAAAAGTGCTGATTTAGTAACAACTGTTAATATGACTCCAAAAAAAGGTGGAGAATCTATAAATGTTACAGTGACTGCTTCTCTAATTGTAGATCCTCTTACTTTAAAAATGACTATGGAAACTAAAGGACAAAATGTAAAAATAAATTCTTTTATAAAAGATGATATTATGTATATTCAAAATCCAGTGGATAATAGTTGGGTAAAACAAAGTCTTCCAGAAGAAGTTTCTAAACAATTCAAACATATCACAAATAATAATATTGATAACTATGAACTATTTAAGGATAACTTAGATAAGATCGATATTAAAGAAAAAGATGGTAATTATCTTATCTCTATTGTTAAAGATACTGATTTCCTTAAAGAAGCTATGAAGAAACAAAATTCAAATATGGGTATCTTAGGACAAGGAGAAAACTTTGAAGTTAATAATATTACTATGGAATATGTAGTAGATAAAGAAACTTACTTAACAAAATCTTCTATTGTATCTTTTGAAACTGAACTTCAAGGACAAGATATAAAATTATCAACAAGTTCTGAATTTTCTAATATTAATAATATAAAAGAAATTACTATTCCTGAAGAAGTTTTTAATGCAGTTGCTATACCAGGAAATTAATAATTAGCTAATAATTTAATTGAACTGTGGTAAAAATCTGAAATATGATTTTAACTACAGTTTTTTTATTTTAAAAATGGTGTCAACGAATAAATTTTCATCAACACCATTATTTTTAATTAAATATAGCCTCAACAAAGTCTTTAGCATTAAATTCAATTAAATCCTCAATTTTTTCACCAAGACCTATAAATTTAATAGGTTTTTTTAATTCTTCAGAAACAGAAAATACTATTCCACCTTTAGCTGTTCCATCAAGTTTAGTAACTATGAAACCTGTCAAATCAGTAACTGAGTTAAATTCTTTTGCTTGATTTAACCCATTTTGCCCAGTAGTTCCATCAATAACTAATAAAGATTCATATTCTTGTTCACCAATCTTCTTTTTAATGATATTGTTTATTTTTTCAAGCTCTCTCATAAGATTAGCTTTATTGTGTAATCTTCCAGCAGTATCTATTATAACAACATCCGCTTTTGTTGCTTCTGCTTTACTTAAAGTATCATATACAACAGAGGCTGGATCTGCTCCTTCTCTACCTTTAACTATATCAACATCTGCTCTTCTTGCCCATTCTTCAAGTTGTTCTACTGCTGCTGCTCTAAATGTATCTCCAGCTCCTAAAAGAACTTTTTTTCCAATTTTCTTATATTTTAATGCAAGTTTTCCAATAGTTGTAGTTTTTCCTACTCCATTTACTCCAACTATTAAAATTACGTTTATTTTGTTGTCTTTTAAATGAACTTTACTATCTTGAGATAATAAGAAATCTGACATTAAATCTTTTAAGATTTCATAAACTTCTGATGTTTCAGAAATTTTATTAGCTTTAACTTTCTTTTCAAGCTCATTTATTAAATTTGTTGTCATACCTAATCCAACATCTGATTGTATCAATAAATCTTCAAGTTCCTCATAGATAGAGTCATCAATTTTACTTTTTGAAGTAAATATGTTTTTTAATTTTGAAAAGAAACCTTCTTTACTCTTAGTCAATCTTTGAGAAATATTTACTTTTACAGGTTCTTCTACCTTAGCAACTTCTTCTACAACTTCATTTTCTATTTTTTCTGAATTTTCTATTTTTACTTCTTCTGTTATTTCTTGTTTTATTTCCTCTATTATCTCTTTTTTTACTTCTTCTTTTTTCTCTTCAACTTTTTCTACTTCTTCTGTTTCAACATTTTTGTTTCTTTTAAAAAGTTTATCAAATATCCCCATTTAATCCTCCCTTACTCTTAGTAACTATTCCAATCTATTCCCTGCCCAAAGAAGTTTTCAGGGAGATTTACATGTATTTCACCTGTTTTTATATTATAGTTCCACCCACCATCATTTGTTGCTTTTCTGAAGCTTGTAACAATTGTGACTTTATTAGTTTTAGATAAACTTTTATAGCTTGGTGTTGAAGGCATTGTATTTTCTTTTAAAAAATCTTTAAAATAGATTCTTTCACCATCTTGTTCAAAAAATATTTGCTCTAACTTTTCATCTGTATTTACTAATTCTAAATTTGGAAAAGTTCCTGTGGCTCTATAATATTCATCAATAGCTATTCTAACATTTTTAATATCTTTTATCATTATTTTTGGTAATTCAACTTCATCATTACTTTCTCTAAATAGTGAAGTTAAAACATATATTAGAAAAATAACAAAAGGTATCAATGTTAAAAAAGAAAGTGTTGATATTTTTTCAAATAAAGATTTTTTTTTCTTTTTATTTTTCATACTATCTTCTAGGTTTTATAAAGGCTTTTCTAATAGAAATTTCTATTTCTTCTGCTAAAGTAACTTCAATCTTTAAAGGTCCTCTTTTTACTGAGACCCAAGCTAAACCTTTAAATACTAGCTCCTCTCCTGTCTTAATTGTTAAAGTTTTACTAATTTTTTTATGCTTATTATACTCATCTCTACAACATTCACAAGGTATTTCAAAGAAATTTCCTTCTTCAAGTTCCTTAGCTCTTTCTATAGTTGTTTCATGGAATTTAACATCTTTTGCTGCATAAATAGCAAATATAGGCTTTACTTCTTCATCATTTAAAATTCTAATTTTTACTAAATTATCTATCATTATTACTCTATCATACTTAGCCTTAAATGTCTTTCTTGAGATTTCACCAGCTGGAATAATCTTTTGTGCACAGCTATCACATAGTAAGTCTGATGCTCTACCTTTAGGAATTAAACCTGGAGTATCATACAAACCTATATTTGTGAATGGTATCATATTTAAAGTATTCTTTATTGTAGTACCTGGATATTTAGATACAGTAGCTATTCTCTTTCCTAAAAGTCTGTTGATAACACTAGATTTACCAACATTAGTAACCCCTATAACCATGGCATTAACTCCATCAGGATAAAAATGTTTTATCTTCTTAAATATTCCATTTACTCCATAACCATTTTTTGTACTAACTATAGCTATGTCTAAAGGAGCAATACTTTCTTCTGCAAGTCTATCTTTAACCCAATTTGCAACTTCTGATGGATGTTTTTCATCAGGTATCAAATCAAGTTTATTAACAACAACAATAGAATCTTTTTCTCTTAAGATATCTAAAATTTCAACATCAAATGAACCTTCAAAGTCAATAATATCAAAAACTGCTATTACTAACTTAACATCATCTAAAAGTTTTCCAACTTCTTTTTTATAGTCTTCTCTTGTCATTTTATTTGTTGAATATTTACCATAGTGCTTTAACTGAAAACATCTTTGGCAATACATATCTTCTTTATTGTCAATAGATTTAGGTGTATATCCTTGCAAATCTTTATCAGTATTTTGTAATTCTATTCCACAACCTACACATTTTTTCGTCATAAAATCTCCTTTCTAACAAAGCCCTTCGTACACATCTAAGAGCCTTACAACTTTTAAATCTAAAAGCCTTGCAAGATATTCTTTTGGCATTCCATTTCTTAGCATATAGATACAAAAAGAATGTCTTAAAGTATATGGACTAATCTCCTTGTTTAAATTAGCCATTTCGCCATATTTATTAATAAGCCTTCTAACAGAACGATCTGTTAATCTCTCATTAGAATTATTAGTGAAAATAATATTAGGATTATAATCTTCTTTAAATTTTTCTTTTTTACTGTTTAAAAACTTTATATAAAACTCCTTACAAGTTTCACTAAAATACATAGTTTTTGAAAGCTTATTTTTTAAAATATAGATTTCTCTTTTTTCTAAATTGAAATTTACTTCACCTAATGAAAGTAATTCTGCAACAGTCATACCACTTGAATAAAGAAGTTCAAACATAAGTCTATCTCTTAGGATATTGAAATTTTCTCCTTGCATTGTAGCTCTTACAAGATTAATTTCTTCAGGAGTCAAATATTCTATCTGTTTTTCATCATTTTTTTCACTTTCTATCAATATCTCAGAGCCTTTTTCCTTTAGTCCCTTATCAACAAGATACTTATAGAATTTTTTAACGGAAGATAGCCTTCTATTAAAAGTAGATACTGATATTTCTTCTGTTTTCAATTTAGTAAAATATTCTTTTATTAAAAGCTCATCTAACTTATTAAAATCAATTATACCATGTTCATTTAAATAAATTAGAAATTGATTCAAATCTTTTCTTATGGATATAACTGTATTATGTTTTTTATTTTCTTCAAATTCTAAATAATAAATAAAATTCTTTATAGATTTTTCAATCATTTTTATTATACACCTTTTATTGATTTTTTTAAATATTCAATAGCTCTTTCTGAAAGTCTTCTGTACTTTTCTTTCTTATCTCTGATATTTTCATCTAAACTTCTTATTATTCCAAAATTTGCTCCCATAGGTTGAAATTTTTTCTTCTCCTCAGTTATATAGTTTACTATCGCTCCTATTTCTGAGATATCTTCTAAAATAAATTCTTTCTCACCATTCAATCTATTTGCAACATTTATTGCAGTATACATTCCAGTAGCTATAGCAGTTACATAACCTTCTCCACCTGTTATTTGTCCTGCAAAGTAAACATTATCTTTATTTTTTAATTTTAAAGTTTTATCTAAAAGTTTAGTTGAATTGATAAAAGTATTTCTGTGCATTACTCCATATCTTACAAACTCTGCATTTTCTAAACCTGGTATCATAGAAAAAACTCTTTTTTGTTCTCCAAATTTTAGATTAGTTTGGAAACCTACTATGTTATATAGCTTTCCTTCTTTATCATCTTGTCTTAATTGAACAACAGCATAATCCATTTTATCTGTTTTTGGATTTATAAGTCCCTTTGGTTTTAAAGGACCAAAAGTCATAGTTTTCTCTCCACTCATTGCAATTTTCTCAATAGGCATACAAGCATCAAATAGTTTTTCTTTTTCAAAGTTTTTAAGTTCTGCTCTTTCTGCCTTTATAAGTTCATTATAAAAATTATAGTATTCTTCTTTATT encodes:
- a CDS encoding DUF6612 family protein, coding for MKKSLKKILFTVLTVFAIFFVVACGNKEDAKINKEEVIKNFSEANNNIKSADLVTTVNMTPKKGGESINVTVTASLIVDPLTLKMTMETKGQNVKINSFIKDDIMYIQNPVDNSWVKQSLPEEVSKQFKHITNNNIDNYELFKDNLDKIDIKEKDGNYLISIVKDTDFLKEAMKKQNSNMGILGQGENFEVNNITMEYVVDKETYLTKSSIVSFETELQGQDIKLSTSSEFSNINNIKEITIPEEVFNAVAIPGN
- the ftsY gene encoding signal recognition particle-docking protein FtsY, whose translation is MGIFDKLFKRNKNVETEEVEKVEEKKEEVKKEIIEEIKQEITEEVKIENSEKIENEVVEEVAKVEEPVKVNISQRLTKSKEGFFSKLKNIFTSKSKIDDSIYEELEDLLIQSDVGLGMTTNLINELEKKVKANKISETSEVYEILKDLMSDFLLSQDSKVHLKDNKINVILIVGVNGVGKTTTIGKLALKYKKIGKKVLLGAGDTFRAAAVEQLEEWARRADVDIVKGREGADPASVVYDTLSKAEATKADVVIIDTAGRLHNKANLMRELEKINNIIKKKIGEQEYESLLVIDGTTGQNGLNQAKEFNSVTDLTGFIVTKLDGTAKGGIVFSVSEELKKPIKFIGLGEKIEDLIEFNAKDFVEAIFN
- the yqeH gene encoding ribosome biogenesis GTPase YqeH — protein: MTKKCVGCGIELQNTDKDLQGYTPKSIDNKEDMYCQRCFQLKHYGKYSTNKMTREDYKKEVGKLLDDVKLVIAVFDIIDFEGSFDVEILDILREKDSIVVVNKLDLIPDEKHPSEVANWVKDRLAEESIAPLDIAIVSTKNGYGVNGIFKKIKHFYPDGVNAMVIGVTNVGKSSVINRLLGKRIATVSKYPGTTIKNTLNMIPFTNIGLYDTPGLIPKGRASDLLCDSCAQKIIPAGEISRKTFKAKYDRVIMIDNLVKIRILNDEEVKPIFAIYAAKDVKFHETTIERAKELEEGNFFEIPCECCRDEYNKHKKISKTLTIKTGEELVFKGLAWVSVKRGPLKIEVTLAEEIEISIRKAFIKPRR
- a CDS encoding tyrosine-type recombinase/integrase, whose protein sequence is MIEKSIKNFIYYLEFEENKKHNTVISIRKDLNQFLIYLNEHGIIDFNKLDELLIKEYFTKLKTEEISVSTFNRRLSSVKKFYKYLVDKGLKEKGSEILIESEKNDEKQIEYLTPEEINLVRATMQGENFNILRDRLMFELLYSSGMTVAELLSLGEVNFNLEKREIYILKNKLSKTMYFSETCKEFYIKFLNSKKEKFKEDYNPNIIFTNNSNERLTDRSVRRLINKYGEMANLNKEISPYTLRHSFCIYMLRNGMPKEYLARLLDLKVVRLLDVYEGLC
- the trmFO gene encoding methylenetetrahydrofolate--tRNA-(uracil(54)-C(5))-methyltransferase (FADH(2)-oxidizing) TrmFO codes for the protein MEKEVIVVGAGLAGSEAAYQLAKRGIKVKLYEMKSKQKTPAHSKDYYSELVCSNSLGSDSLENASGLMKEELRILGSMLIEVADRNRVPAGQALAVDRDGFSEDITKILKNMENIEIIEEEFTEIPNDKIVIIASGPLTSDKLFEKISEITGEESLYFYDAAAPIVTFESINMNIAYFQSRYGKGDGEYINCPMNKEEYYNFYNELIKAERAELKNFEKEKLFDACMPIEKIAMSGEKTMTFGPLKPKGLINPKTDKMDYAVVQLRQDDKEGKLYNIVGFQTNLKFGEQKRVFSMIPGLENAEFVRYGVMHRNTFINSTKLLDKTLKLKNKDNVYFAGQITGGEGYVTAIATGMYTAINVANRLNGEKEFILEDISEIGAIVNYITEEKKKFQPMGANFGIIRSLDENIRDKKEKYRRLSERAIEYLKKSIKGV